Proteins from a genomic interval of Mustela lutreola isolate mMusLut2 chromosome 4, mMusLut2.pri, whole genome shotgun sequence:
- the SCD gene encoding stearoyl-CoA desaturase isoform X1, translating into MPAHLLQEEISSSYTTTTTITAPPSRILQNGGGKLEKPSLYLEGDIRPEIKDDIYDPSYKDPEGPKPKVEYVWRNIILMFLLHVGALYGITLVPSCKTYTLLWGYLYYLLSALGITAGAHRLWSHRTYKARLPLRVFLIIANTMAFQNDVYEWARDHRAHHKFSETHADPHNSRRGFFFSHVGWLLVRKHPAVKEKGGLLDLSDLKAEKLVMFQRRYYKSGILLMCFILPTLVPYYCWGETFRNSLFVATLLRYAIVLNATWLVNSAAHLYGYRPYDKNISPRENILVSLGAVGEGFHNYHHSFPYDYSASEYRWHINLTTFFIDCMAALGLAYDRKRVSKAAVLARIKRTGDGSYKSG; encoded by the exons ATGCCGGCCCACTTGCTGCAAGAGGAG ATCTCTAGCTCCtacactaccaccaccaccatcacagcACCTCCCTCCAGGATCCTGCAGAATGGAGGTGGCAAATTGGAGAAGCCTTCTCTGTACTTGGAAGGAGACATCCGCCCTGAAATTAAAGACGACATCTATGACCCAAGCTACAAAGATCCAGAGGGCCCAAAGCCCAAGGTTGAGTATGTTTGGAGAAACATCATCCTTATGTTTCTGCTGCACGTGGGAGCCCTGTACGGGATCACGCTGGTTCCCAGCTGCAAGACCTACACCTTGCTCTGGG GATACCTCTACTATTTGCTCAGTGCTCTGGGCATAACGGCAGGAGCTCATCGCCTGTGGAGTCACCGGACTTACAAAGCTCGGCTGCCCCTGAGGGTCTTCCTGATTATTGCCAACACGATGGCCTTCCAG AACGACGTGTATGAATGGGCCCGAGATCACCGTGCCCACCACAAGTTTTCAGAAACGCATGCCGATCCTCACAATTCCCGGCGTGGTTTTTTCTTCTCTCACGTGGGTTGGCTGCTTGTGCGCAAACACCCAGCTGTCAAGGAGAAGGGTGGTTTGCTAGACTTGTCTGACCTCAAGGCTGAGAAGCTGGTGATGTTCCAGAGAAG GTACTACAAATCCGGCATTCTGCTGATGTGCTTTATCCTGCCCACCTTGGTGCCCTACTATTGCTGGGGCGAGACCTTTCGAAACAGCTTGTTCGTCGCCACTCTGTTGCGTTACGCCATCGTGCTCAACGCCACGTGGCTGGTGAACAGCGCTGCCCACCTGTACGGATACCGCCCTTACGACAAGAACATTAGCCCCCGAGAGAACATCCTGGTGTCCCTGGGAGCTGTAG GGGAGGGCTTCCACAACTACCACCACTCCTTCCCCTACGACTACTCTGCCAGCGAGTACCGCTGGCACATCAACCTCACCACCTTCTTTATTGATTGCATGGCTGCCCTTGGTCTTGCTTATGACCGGAAGAGAGTATCCAAGGCTGCTGTCTTGGCCAGGATTAAAAGAACTGGAGACGGAAGCTACAAGAGTGGCTGA
- the SCD gene encoding stearoyl-CoA desaturase isoform X2, translated as MPAHLLQEEISSSYTTTTTITAPPSRILQNGGGKLEKPSLYLEGDIRPEIKDDIYDPSYKDPEGPKPKVEYVWRNIILMFLLHVGALYGITLVPSCKTYTLLWGYLYYLLSALGITAGAHRLWSHRTYKARLPLRVFLIIANTMAFQNDVYEWARDHRAHHKFSETHADPHNSRRGFFFSHVGWLLVRKHPAVKEKGGLLDLSDLKAEKLVMFQRRYYKSGILLMCFILPTLVPYYCWGETFRNSLFVATLLRYAIVLNATWLVNSAAHLYGYRPYDKNISPRENILVSLGAVGEGFHNYHHSFPYDYSASEYRWQHQPHHLLD; from the exons ATGCCGGCCCACTTGCTGCAAGAGGAG ATCTCTAGCTCCtacactaccaccaccaccatcacagcACCTCCCTCCAGGATCCTGCAGAATGGAGGTGGCAAATTGGAGAAGCCTTCTCTGTACTTGGAAGGAGACATCCGCCCTGAAATTAAAGACGACATCTATGACCCAAGCTACAAAGATCCAGAGGGCCCAAAGCCCAAGGTTGAGTATGTTTGGAGAAACATCATCCTTATGTTTCTGCTGCACGTGGGAGCCCTGTACGGGATCACGCTGGTTCCCAGCTGCAAGACCTACACCTTGCTCTGGG GATACCTCTACTATTTGCTCAGTGCTCTGGGCATAACGGCAGGAGCTCATCGCCTGTGGAGTCACCGGACTTACAAAGCTCGGCTGCCCCTGAGGGTCTTCCTGATTATTGCCAACACGATGGCCTTCCAG AACGACGTGTATGAATGGGCCCGAGATCACCGTGCCCACCACAAGTTTTCAGAAACGCATGCCGATCCTCACAATTCCCGGCGTGGTTTTTTCTTCTCTCACGTGGGTTGGCTGCTTGTGCGCAAACACCCAGCTGTCAAGGAGAAGGGTGGTTTGCTAGACTTGTCTGACCTCAAGGCTGAGAAGCTGGTGATGTTCCAGAGAAG GTACTACAAATCCGGCATTCTGCTGATGTGCTTTATCCTGCCCACCTTGGTGCCCTACTATTGCTGGGGCGAGACCTTTCGAAACAGCTTGTTCGTCGCCACTCTGTTGCGTTACGCCATCGTGCTCAACGCCACGTGGCTGGTGAACAGCGCTGCCCACCTGTACGGATACCGCCCTTACGACAAGAACATTAGCCCCCGAGAGAACATCCTGGTGTCCCTGGGAGCTGTAGG GGAGGGCTTCCACAACTACCACCACTCCTTCCCCTACGACTACTCTGCCAGCGAGTACCGCTGGCAACATCAACCTCACCACCTTCTTGATTGA